The Psychrosphaera ytuae genome includes a region encoding these proteins:
- a CDS encoding YifB family Mg chelatase-like AAA ATPase — translation MSLSIIFSRARVGITSPLVTIEVHLSNGLPSFAIVGLPETTVRESKDRVRSAIINSGLEFPNRKITINLAPADLPKEGGRFDLAIALGILAASKQIPDKKLHQYEFYGELGLNGDIRSIVGEIPSALACAKANRICVLPPENANNASIIENSELRSANHLIKVIDHFKSDIELPAPEDLIHVDASNVQSQADKDFSITEIPSFDLSDVIGQPMAKRALELAASGQHNLLFLGPPGTGKSMLAQRLAGLLPPLTDEQALESAAVRSISGVPFDYKHWRIRPFRAPHHTTSATALTGGGSIPKPGEISLAHHGVLFLDELPEFSRYTLDALREPLESGLINISRARHQVQFPAQFQLIAALNPSPTGHHSDGRATADQILKYLNKISGPFLDRIDIQIEVPALPKGALTDNKNAEQRTTTIEVASRVAKARAIMLNRAGKPNALLTSKEVDRDCSLSKADHRFLEETIFKLNMSIRAYHKILKVARTIADLEQATSITRAHLSEALSYRAMDRLLKHLSF, via the coding sequence ATGTCGCTATCGATCATTTTTAGTCGTGCCCGTGTGGGTATCACCTCGCCGTTAGTCACCATCGAAGTCCATTTATCCAATGGCTTGCCCTCCTTTGCCATTGTCGGATTGCCCGAAACGACAGTGAGAGAATCAAAAGACCGAGTACGAAGTGCGATCATTAATAGTGGTTTAGAATTTCCAAATAGGAAGATCACCATTAATCTTGCACCTGCTGATCTACCCAAAGAGGGAGGCCGATTTGATTTAGCCATCGCATTGGGTATCTTGGCTGCAAGTAAACAAATTCCAGATAAAAAACTTCACCAATACGAATTTTACGGCGAATTAGGGCTTAACGGTGATATCCGTAGCATCGTCGGTGAAATCCCGAGTGCCCTTGCCTGTGCGAAAGCCAACCGAATCTGTGTCCTGCCACCAGAAAATGCAAACAATGCATCTATTATAGAAAACAGCGAACTGAGGTCAGCCAACCACCTTATAAAGGTTATTGATCATTTCAAAAGCGACATAGAGTTACCGGCGCCAGAAGACTTGATTCATGTTGATGCAAGTAATGTCCAAAGCCAAGCTGATAAGGATTTTTCAATCACCGAGATACCCTCTTTCGATCTGTCTGATGTCATTGGACAGCCTATGGCAAAACGCGCTCTAGAACTCGCAGCGAGTGGACAACATAACTTGCTATTTCTTGGCCCACCCGGTACTGGTAAATCCATGTTGGCACAGCGTTTAGCTGGGTTATTGCCACCTCTCACAGACGAACAAGCCCTTGAATCAGCTGCAGTAAGGTCGATAAGTGGAGTGCCGTTTGATTATAAACATTGGAGAATAAGACCGTTTCGCGCACCACACCATACGACCTCAGCAACGGCTTTAACCGGAGGTGGAAGTATTCCAAAGCCTGGTGAGATCAGTCTTGCCCATCACGGAGTTTTGTTTCTCGATGAATTACCTGAGTTTTCTCGATATACGTTAGATGCCCTTCGTGAACCACTGGAATCAGGTTTGATCAATATAAGTCGGGCTAGGCATCAAGTGCAGTTTCCAGCTCAGTTTCAACTTATTGCTGCATTGAACCCAAGCCCGACAGGTCACCATAGTGATGGGCGTGCCACTGCAGACCAAATATTGAAGTATTTGAATAAGATTTCAGGACCCTTTTTAGACCGAATCGATATTCAGATCGAAGTTCCTGCGCTCCCTAAAGGTGCCCTAACAGACAATAAAAATGCAGAACAGCGAACAACAACTATTGAAGTAGCATCTCGCGTTGCAAAAGCGCGAGCCATAATGCTCAATCGCGCCGGAAAACCCAATGCTTTATTAACAAGTAAAGAAGTCGACCGAGATTGCTCCCTATCTAAAGCCGATCATCGCTTTTTAGAAGAAACAATTTTTAAATTAAATATGTCGATTAGGGCCTATCACAAGATTTTAAAAGTCGCTCGTACTATCGCCGATTTAGAACAGGCAACATCCATTACGCGAGCTCACCTGTCAGAAGCCCTAAGCTACAGAGCCATGGATCGATTACTCAAACATCTTTCTTTTTAA
- a CDS encoding rhombosortase-dependent M36 family metallopeptidase, translating to MVNFKIAGVSAAVSMILASAASHAAPEAIQTAPIKSVKSQSAASGSYDAAVQQALAAKPTKTGLKSHFDAQLGKATFLWAPKSMAAPDFTGILPEQRAAHASDFYLNALLGSSALKGASQVKLANLHDEGKGTRIAKYKQEIMGVEVFNREFNIMLDEEFSLVAASGFLARNQLPAGQLAPAMDFGSAEVALRAAISELTEGQLNAELQLSKEQGKYSVFTAKGETEALSLGKEARAKKVYFDGKKGLIPSYYVEVEMTEEDGVSTELFSYVISGQDGSVLSKHSLTVDDSVFHYRAYAREDKVPMQGPHGKVVPQLEPGNDPTEILEAPLVSISSMPSLSTQDPWLPEDAEFTLGNNAFAYADIVAPGGYSDGDFTAELTSAKTFDYPLSDEVRSNNIKNRKAAIVNLFYMTNYLHDYYYDYGFDEASGNAQISNYGRGGLENDPLLLEAQDFSGKNNANMSTPADGGAPRMQQYLWTDKDATVGEDWGTVVTNVDGLDLLPTSQVASFGAQQYDVTASLARIDDGTDTTTDGCEMATNAAELAGKIAVVDRGGCAFTVKALNAQDAGAVGVLVVNNTDDGTPAPMGGTDSFVRIPAQGLSFADGASLYAEIDADVDVEVNMFSSYPLKDSTFDNAIIAHEFGHYMQNRLIGNASGLTNFQGRSMGEGWSDVHALLFVTDEADLQLEGNEEFGLGYGVGTFVADFFYGIRRAPYTTDMEVNPYTFAHIETGAGPVGFPATSNASPHGAGEIWAVALWEFYVALINEHGFAEAKDRMSRYVVEGYKMTPVTPTYTEARDAIFAAASANDDLEIAITAFAKRGMGLGAISPNRFDNNHTGVVESFETELASYNAVSVNFNPDFDGAEVGFCTADGVLDIGETGTISVTVSNVGNEVLENVKAVISVVGDADVTIENDGEIVFETLNPFTRETSAELKVTVNDAAVADDIEFVVTFPEAVENDAIVEAEDITLNATLNYDFEKVAPVNFVSMDDMEDESTFADLTVNIMDGGDNAKGLAYFDTVNTPFFNSLVAADLGSQVLRMSDFAGITDVAYETAEFEIGYAGSFQVSFWHAYWMEADWDGGVVEISVNGSAWKDVTEFGGYFMVNGYNNYLDEDVQDQPLAGRMVFSGQDFAPASANGGIEVIDFGEALNGNMAKLRFRIATDSAVNYYGWWIDNLTLSNVASPVHSEVVSGVTGSCDNTAPQILAATEAVTVNEGEAVTLSVEVQDRNAVNAFTYEWVQTSGAEVSMSGADSATMTFTAPQVSATNNFTFEVTVSDGVDSVKSTSVVTVANVPKPVVPAPTDDESGSFGWLALLLTPFALLRRRMKR from the coding sequence ATGGTAAATTTTAAGATTGCCGGAGTCTCCGCTGCTGTATCTATGATACTAGCCAGTGCCGCTTCTCATGCCGCACCTGAAGCTATTCAAACTGCACCTATCAAAAGTGTAAAGTCTCAATCAGCCGCTTCTGGTAGCTATGACGCTGCAGTACAACAAGCATTAGCTGCAAAACCAACTAAAACTGGTCTTAAGAGCCACTTTGATGCTCAGCTTGGTAAAGCTACGTTTTTATGGGCACCAAAATCAATGGCTGCGCCAGATTTCACAGGTATTTTGCCTGAGCAACGTGCAGCTCATGCAAGCGATTTCTACCTAAACGCACTACTTGGTTCATCTGCACTTAAGGGCGCGAGCCAAGTTAAACTTGCTAATCTTCACGACGAAGGTAAAGGCACTCGTATTGCCAAGTACAAGCAAGAAATTATGGGTGTTGAGGTATTCAACCGCGAATTCAACATCATGTTAGATGAAGAATTTAGCCTAGTTGCCGCATCTGGTTTCTTAGCACGTAATCAACTACCTGCAGGTCAACTTGCTCCTGCTATGGACTTCGGTTCTGCTGAAGTTGCGCTACGTGCAGCTATTTCTGAATTGACAGAAGGCCAACTAAACGCTGAACTTCAATTATCTAAAGAACAAGGTAAGTACTCTGTATTTACGGCTAAAGGTGAAACAGAAGCTTTATCTTTAGGCAAAGAAGCACGTGCTAAAAAAGTTTACTTCGATGGTAAAAAAGGTCTGATTCCTTCTTACTACGTAGAAGTAGAAATGACTGAAGAAGACGGCGTGAGCACAGAATTGTTCTCATACGTAATCAGTGGTCAAGACGGCAGTGTATTATCTAAGCACAGCTTAACTGTAGATGACTCTGTGTTCCACTACCGCGCATACGCGAGAGAAGACAAAGTACCAATGCAAGGTCCTCACGGTAAAGTAGTACCTCAGTTAGAGCCTGGCAACGATCCTACTGAAATTTTAGAAGCTCCTCTTGTTTCTATTTCTTCAATGCCTTCTTTGAGCACACAAGATCCATGGTTACCTGAAGATGCCGAATTTACTCTTGGTAACAACGCATTTGCATACGCAGATATCGTTGCTCCAGGTGGTTACTCTGACGGTGACTTCACTGCAGAGCTAACTTCTGCGAAAACGTTTGACTATCCACTGTCAGATGAAGTCCGCTCAAACAACATCAAGAATCGTAAAGCTGCAATTGTAAACTTGTTCTACATGACCAACTACTTACACGATTACTACTATGATTACGGTTTTGACGAAGCGTCAGGTAACGCGCAGATTTCAAACTACGGCCGTGGTGGTTTAGAAAACGATCCACTATTACTAGAAGCACAAGACTTCTCAGGTAAGAACAACGCAAACATGTCAACACCGGCTGACGGTGGTGCACCACGTATGCAGCAATACTTGTGGACTGACAAAGATGCAACAGTAGGTGAAGACTGGGGTACGGTTGTTACTAACGTTGATGGTCTTGACCTATTACCAACTAGCCAAGTTGCTTCGTTTGGTGCACAACAATACGACGTTACAGCTTCACTAGCTCGTATTGACGACGGTACTGATACAACAACTGATGGCTGTGAAATGGCAACAAATGCTGCTGAATTAGCAGGTAAAATCGCAGTTGTTGACCGCGGTGGTTGTGCATTTACAGTTAAAGCCCTAAACGCACAAGATGCAGGTGCAGTTGGTGTTCTTGTTGTTAACAACACAGACGACGGCACTCCAGCTCCTATGGGTGGCACGGACAGCTTTGTACGTATTCCTGCGCAAGGTCTAAGCTTTGCAGATGGTGCAAGCTTATATGCTGAAATCGACGCAGACGTTGATGTTGAAGTTAACATGTTTAGCTCTTACCCACTTAAAGACTCTACGTTCGACAACGCGATTATTGCGCACGAATTTGGTCACTACATGCAAAACCGTCTAATCGGTAATGCAAGTGGTTTGACTAACTTCCAAGGCCGTTCAATGGGTGAAGGTTGGTCAGACGTTCACGCATTATTATTCGTAACTGACGAAGCAGACTTACAACTTGAAGGTAACGAAGAGTTTGGTCTGGGCTATGGTGTAGGCACGTTCGTCGCAGACTTCTTCTACGGTATCCGTCGTGCGCCATATACAACTGATATGGAAGTTAACCCATACACATTCGCACACATTGAAACAGGTGCAGGTCCAGTAGGCTTCCCTGCAACAAGCAACGCATCACCACATGGTGCTGGTGAGATTTGGGCAGTTGCTTTATGGGAATTCTATGTTGCATTGATCAATGAGCATGGTTTCGCTGAAGCGAAAGACCGTATGTCTCGTTACGTAGTTGAAGGTTACAAGATGACTCCTGTAACTCCAACTTACACAGAAGCTCGTGACGCTATTTTCGCAGCAGCCTCTGCAAACGATGATTTAGAAATCGCAATCACAGCGTTTGCTAAGCGTGGTATGGGTCTTGGTGCTATCTCTCCTAATCGTTTCGACAACAACCATACTGGTGTAGTTGAAAGCTTTGAAACTGAGTTGGCCTCTTACAATGCAGTATCTGTAAACTTCAATCCAGACTTCGATGGTGCAGAAGTTGGTTTCTGTACAGCCGATGGCGTACTAGACATCGGTGAAACAGGTACTATCTCTGTAACTGTCTCTAACGTTGGTAACGAAGTACTTGAAAATGTTAAAGCGGTTATCTCAGTAGTAGGCGATGCAGATGTAACTATCGAGAACGACGGTGAAATCGTATTCGAAACTCTAAACCCATTCACTCGTGAAACAAGTGCAGAGTTGAAAGTAACTGTTAATGACGCTGCAGTAGCAGATGACATTGAGTTTGTTGTTACTTTCCCTGAAGCTGTTGAAAACGACGCAATTGTAGAAGCGGAAGACATTACGCTTAATGCGACACTTAACTATGATTTCGAAAAAGTAGCACCAGTTAACTTCGTTTCTATGGATGACATGGAAGACGAAAGTACTTTTGCTGACTTAACAGTAAACATCATGGACGGTGGCGACAATGCCAAAGGCTTAGCGTACTTCGATACGGTTAACACTCCATTCTTCAACAGTTTGGTTGCAGCAGATTTAGGCTCTCAAGTATTACGTATGTCTGACTTCGCTGGTATCACTGATGTTGCTTATGAAACAGCGGAATTTGAAATCGGCTACGCTGGTTCATTCCAAGTTTCTTTCTGGCACGCATACTGGATGGAAGCTGACTGGGACGGCGGTGTTGTCGAAATCAGTGTTAACGGCAGTGCGTGGAAAGACGTTACTGAGTTTGGCGGCTACTTCATGGTAAATGGTTATAACAACTACCTTGACGAAGACGTGCAAGACCAGCCTTTAGCAGGTCGTATGGTATTCTCTGGTCAAGACTTTGCACCAGCGTCTGCAAACGGCGGTATCGAAGTCATCGACTTTGGTGAGGCACTAAACGGTAACATGGCGAAACTTCGCTTCCGTATCGCAACGGATAGTGCAGTAAACTACTACGGTTGGTGGATCGATAACCTAACACTAAGTAATGTTGCATCTCCAGTTCACTCAGAAGTTGTTTCTGGTGTAACAGGTTCTTGTGACAATACTGCACCTCAAATTCTTGCAGCGACTGAAGCAGTTACTGTAAATGAAGGTGAAGCAGTAACTCTAAGTGTTGAAGTTCAAGACCGTAACGCAGTTAACGCATTCACTTACGAGTGGGTACAAACAAGCGGTGCAGAAGTGTCTATGAGCGGTGCAGACTCTGCAACTATGACATTTACAGCACCTCAAGTTTCAGCTACCAATAACTTCACATTTGAAGTGACGGTGTCTGATGGCGTTGATTCGGTTAAATCAACAAGCGTAGTAACAGTAGCTAATGTTCCTAAGCCTGTTGTACCTGCTCCAACAGATGATGAAAGCGGTAGCTTTGGTTGGTTGGCATTATTGCTTACTCCATTTGCACTATTAAGAAGACGTATGAAGCGTTAA
- a CDS encoding NAD-dependent epimerase/dehydratase family protein — protein sequence MKAFVTGATGFLGINLIRKLHQLGWQISAIRRPDSDCEDLKDIPIEWHLGQITDPQDVDLAVSKSNADVVFHLAGDTNLWFANNERQHLVNVTGTENVIDAVLNNKVSRLIHTSSISAFGFHDEVIDEASPSTAMNSGVNYLRTKFLGEQMVKHAVAQQGLDAVILNPCAIMGPYDKHNWAQLFHLVKHNQLPGIPKSEGSYCHVEAVVDAHITAVTKGRTGHNYILAGVDHSFLEVVNKIAKLLDRPLYRKEITTSLLKLVAAVSNAWSFLTRKEPNMTPEKAKMVTSRVVAKSDKAVKELGYQNTIPLETMLADCHRWLESQKRI from the coding sequence GTGAAAGCATTTGTAACAGGGGCAACGGGTTTTCTGGGCATTAATTTGATTAGAAAATTACACCAATTGGGTTGGCAAATAAGTGCGATTCGAAGACCTGACTCCGATTGTGAAGACCTGAAAGATATTCCGATAGAATGGCACCTGGGGCAAATCACTGATCCGCAAGATGTCGATCTGGCTGTTAGCAAAAGCAATGCGGATGTTGTATTTCATTTAGCAGGAGATACAAACCTATGGTTTGCCAATAATGAGCGTCAACATCTCGTAAATGTGACGGGAACAGAAAACGTCATCGATGCTGTGTTAAATAATAAGGTGAGTCGTCTTATACACACCTCGAGTATTTCTGCTTTTGGTTTTCATGACGAAGTAATAGATGAAGCTTCACCTAGTACAGCGATGAACTCGGGCGTTAATTACCTTCGTACCAAGTTTTTGGGTGAACAAATGGTCAAACATGCGGTCGCACAGCAAGGCTTAGATGCAGTCATACTCAATCCATGTGCCATTATGGGTCCTTACGACAAGCACAATTGGGCGCAATTATTTCATTTGGTTAAACATAACCAGCTACCAGGCATCCCCAAAAGCGAAGGTAGTTATTGCCATGTCGAAGCGGTTGTTGATGCACATATAACGGCAGTTACAAAAGGGCGGACCGGTCACAATTATATTTTGGCGGGAGTCGACCATTCATTTCTAGAGGTAGTAAATAAAATTGCGAAACTATTAGATAGGCCGTTATATCGAAAAGAAATCACAACGTCCTTACTAAAGCTTGTGGCTGCGGTTTCTAATGCTTGGTCGTTTTTGACCCGTAAAGAGCCTAATATGACGCCAGAAAAAGCAAAAATGGTTACTAGTAGAGTAGTGGCTAAGAGTGATAAAGCGGTAAAAGAATTAGGCTATCAAAATACTATTCCTCTAGAAACTATGTTGGCGGATTGCCATCGTTGGTTAGAGTCGCAAAAACGGATTTAA
- a CDS encoding serine hydrolase domain-containing protein has product MWKWITGALVIALSVVWLSLDKHVRYLILNPPNNLNVLFWTQEQRDAGFQSIDKLPVVPKNNIKKGEDVRPLPKGNPLPLGPDFDALFTSQRIGAMLVLHQGKLRFERYGLDSDAHSKWTSFSVAKSFTSTLVGAALKDGYIKSLDDKVTDYVTSMKGSAYDQVTIKQLITMTSGVAWNEDYLDPNSDVSKFNFHQAEDGLDVTASYMRKLKRDKPPGTFWRYSTGETNLIGLVVRKAVNKPLAEYLSETIWSSIGAESDASWVLGDTGSEIGGCCIQATTRDFLRFGQFILEGARRDGKQVVSEGWVESATTAHVATDSDSEWYGYQWWVNRDGSFEAKGIFGQGIIIDRERGLVIAINGNWPSALGDKEVADKHKLITLIREAIDSEQHITSANP; this is encoded by the coding sequence ATGTGGAAATGGATAACCGGAGCTTTGGTGATCGCACTAAGTGTGGTTTGGCTTTCTTTAGATAAGCACGTTAGATATTTGATTTTAAACCCGCCGAATAATCTCAATGTGCTGTTTTGGACTCAGGAGCAGCGAGATGCAGGGTTTCAATCAATTGATAAATTACCAGTGGTGCCTAAAAATAATATCAAAAAAGGCGAGGATGTCAGGCCACTACCCAAGGGTAATCCATTACCGCTTGGGCCAGATTTTGATGCGTTATTTACCTCGCAACGCATAGGCGCAATGCTAGTACTTCATCAAGGAAAGTTGCGTTTTGAGCGATATGGATTGGACTCGGATGCACATAGTAAATGGACTAGCTTTTCTGTCGCTAAATCATTCACGTCTACTTTAGTTGGGGCTGCACTAAAGGATGGTTATATCAAAAGCTTGGACGACAAAGTCACTGACTATGTCACTTCAATGAAAGGCAGTGCCTATGACCAAGTTACTATCAAGCAATTGATCACGATGACCTCAGGTGTGGCCTGGAATGAAGATTACCTGGACCCAAATTCGGACGTATCTAAGTTTAACTTTCACCAAGCAGAAGATGGTTTGGATGTTACGGCCAGTTATATGCGCAAGCTCAAGCGAGATAAGCCGCCAGGTACATTTTGGCGATATAGTACAGGTGAGACGAATTTGATTGGTCTTGTGGTGCGAAAAGCCGTAAATAAACCCCTTGCCGAATATCTGTCAGAGACAATATGGTCATCAATAGGCGCAGAGTCTGACGCTTCTTGGGTTTTAGGCGATACAGGCAGTGAAATTGGAGGCTGTTGTATTCAAGCGACAACTAGAGATTTTTTGCGTTTTGGTCAGTTTATTTTAGAAGGGGCAAGGCGAGATGGAAAGCAAGTCGTAAGTGAGGGGTGGGTCGAGTCTGCAACGACTGCTCATGTTGCCACAGATTCGGATTCAGAGTGGTATGGCTATCAATGGTGGGTTAACCGCGATGGTAGCTTTGAAGCAAAGGGGATATTTGGTCAGGGCATTATTATTGACCGCGAAAGAGGTTTAGTTATAGCGATAAACGGCAATTGGCCTAGTGCACTTGGCGACAAAGAGGTCGCCGATAAACATAAATTAATCACGCTTATTCGAGAGGCGATTGATTCGGAACAACATATCACTTCTGCCAATCCATAA
- a CDS encoding HupE/UreJ family protein, whose amino-acid sequence MKTILIFKKLVSILMFCGFMGLCLLSSNVAAHQLSTAYIELNSLPNNPNVFTGSWQIEIADLEYNIDFDQNNDGDITWREVLAQKVNLDAYVVTSVLAKQKGNQCTISLTGNLKMTERFNQPYLVMPIELNCFANGAIFIEYQALFAVNPNHKAIASINGQPFVYSVKQSVFEFDLKSTSYLATFVEFSYQGVLHIWKGLDHILFLVALLLTCVLTRKSGQWCENSSNEQIFIQTAWIVTAFTIAHSITLTATALDFLSPNIQWVEIGIAISVLLAALNNIWPLVLRLGWITFAFGLLHGMGFASVLGDLGLSQDYTVLSVLAFNLGVELGQLAILAIAIPVLITIKRFNWYRKWAMPSGSLGIALIALLWSIERV is encoded by the coding sequence ATGAAAACAATACTAATTTTCAAAAAACTGGTTTCAATCTTGATGTTTTGTGGGTTTATGGGCTTATGCCTTTTAAGTTCGAACGTCGCCGCACATCAACTTAGCACGGCCTACATAGAGCTGAATTCGCTACCAAATAACCCAAATGTATTCACAGGTTCCTGGCAAATTGAGATTGCAGATCTGGAGTACAATATCGATTTTGACCAAAACAATGATGGCGATATTACCTGGCGGGAAGTCCTTGCTCAAAAAGTGAATTTAGATGCTTACGTGGTGACCTCAGTGTTGGCTAAACAAAAGGGTAATCAGTGTACGATATCTCTAACGGGCAATTTAAAAATGACCGAGCGATTCAATCAGCCATATTTGGTGATGCCTATCGAGCTTAATTGTTTTGCAAACGGTGCGATTTTTATCGAATACCAAGCTTTGTTTGCGGTTAATCCAAATCACAAAGCCATTGCATCCATAAATGGTCAGCCTTTTGTATACTCGGTAAAACAGTCGGTGTTTGAGTTTGACCTCAAATCTACAAGTTATCTAGCGACGTTTGTAGAGTTCAGTTATCAAGGTGTATTGCATATTTGGAAGGGCTTAGACCATATCTTATTTTTGGTTGCTTTGTTGTTGACCTGCGTATTGACCCGCAAGTCAGGACAATGGTGTGAAAACAGTTCTAACGAACAAATATTTATTCAAACAGCGTGGATTGTGACGGCTTTCACGATTGCGCACTCTATTACCCTAACGGCGACCGCATTAGACTTTTTGAGTCCAAATATCCAATGGGTTGAAATTGGCATTGCTATATCTGTGTTATTAGCGGCATTAAATAACATATGGCCTCTGGTCCTGAGACTTGGCTGGATTACGTTTGCTTTTGGACTATTGCATGGCATGGGGTTTGCGAGTGTACTTGGTGATCTTGGGCTTTCACAAGACTATACGGTTCTCAGCGTTTTGGCCTTTAATCTCGGTGTCGAATTAGGACAACTTGCGATACTTGCCATCGCGATTCCGGTCTTAATTACTATCAAGCGATTTAACTGGTATCGAAAGTGGGCAATGCCATCAGGCTCTTTGGGTATTGCGCTCATCGCACTACTTTGGTCCATCGAACGAGTATAA
- a CDS encoding tetratricopeptide repeat protein, with translation MKFYHLIPVFVFFTVTCVSAKFTLSDSTSEKTSSVPALDDVIAKTSQSAALYKSQHELDLAQISELLNSSATVGNSEANMGLLKKTLSKAFQTNTSTEVRYLYAKVLQKEHAFDGALAVLELAPEPEQIDVNSYLLAANLYMTKGEFAKAKRLCLMLLGVASLEVAATCAIDAESHTGNAQKSFNGLKRITANKPLSFNSRHVLAELALRTNQPEQTLHYLRDIDLTSAPVSLVVLWSDAQLALDNFHEVLTVVPQLVREHSDLEDALLLRLAIAEAKVDKSQTWQSRMQARVQLREQRQDSFHASDLALYYLELTNNKEKARYWAEINWQQAKLDQDRLLLQRVNASYPNYSTTYEDKSDSNNVILKTISKESGE, from the coding sequence ATGAAATTTTATCATCTGATCCCTGTATTTGTATTTTTTACAGTGACCTGCGTATCGGCGAAATTTACATTGTCCGACAGTACTTCTGAGAAAACGAGTAGCGTACCTGCACTTGATGATGTTATTGCCAAAACATCCCAAAGTGCCGCGCTTTACAAATCACAACACGAATTAGACTTAGCACAGATTTCAGAATTACTTAATAGCAGCGCGACAGTTGGTAATTCAGAGGCAAACATGGGCCTTCTAAAAAAGACTCTTAGTAAAGCATTTCAAACAAATACATCTACCGAAGTTCGATATCTTTACGCTAAAGTTCTGCAAAAAGAGCATGCATTTGATGGCGCATTAGCGGTCTTAGAGCTAGCTCCGGAGCCTGAACAAATTGACGTTAATTCATATTTACTTGCTGCTAACTTATACATGACAAAAGGTGAGTTTGCCAAAGCTAAACGCCTTTGTTTAATGCTTTTAGGTGTAGCAAGTCTAGAAGTCGCAGCCACCTGCGCTATTGACGCCGAAAGTCATACTGGCAATGCTCAAAAAAGTTTTAATGGTTTGAAGCGCATAACAGCAAATAAGCCTTTATCCTTTAATTCTAGACATGTTTTGGCAGAGCTTGCACTGCGTACTAATCAACCAGAACAAACCTTACACTATTTACGTGATATTGATTTAACCTCTGCGCCTGTCAGCCTTGTGGTATTGTGGTCGGATGCACAGTTAGCTTTAGACAATTTTCATGAGGTATTAACTGTAGTACCTCAATTAGTGAGAGAACACAGTGACTTAGAAGATGCCTTGTTATTGAGACTAGCTATAGCGGAAGCAAAAGTCGATAAGTCGCAAACTTGGCAATCCCGTATGCAAGCCAGAGTCCAGCTTCGTGAACAACGTCAAGACTCGTTTCATGCCAGTGACTTGGCTTTGTATTACTTAGAGCTTACCAACAACAAAGAAAAAGCCCGTTATTGGGCAGAAATCAACTGGCAGCAAGCCAAGCTTGATCAGGACCGTTTGTTACTACAACGAGTAAATGCGTCTTACCCCAATTATTCAACCACATACGAAGATAAATCAGACTCGAATAATGTGATTTTGAAAACAATTAGCAAGGAGTCAGGTGAATGA
- a CDS encoding Ig-like domain-containing protein yields the protein MNTNMIRSLRPRAKPFILALVASLTLSACGGDNYKMPKVNKAPIVSDAMVITQTEVAIESSLMASDPEGDSLTYSVVSEPTIGQLTLNADGTYRYEPNLETTGTDAFEFAVSDGVNQSVVAKVEITIEQLEVSFASYSRQAFEQNADDEPLRINGRVFTNTEAQIDFSDLVDNN from the coding sequence ATGAATACGAACATGATTAGAAGTTTACGCCCCAGAGCCAAACCGTTCATTTTAGCACTCGTTGCCTCCCTTACTTTAAGTGCGTGTGGTGGCGACAACTACAAAATGCCTAAGGTGAACAAAGCACCAATTGTCAGTGATGCAATGGTCATAACTCAAACAGAAGTGGCAATCGAGAGTTCACTAATGGCGAGTGATCCTGAAGGTGACTCACTGACTTACTCAGTGGTTTCTGAGCCAACCATCGGTCAGTTGACGCTTAATGCAGATGGTACTTATCGTTACGAGCCTAACCTTGAAACTACAGGGACAGATGCATTTGAATTTGCAGTTAGTGATGGTGTTAATCAGAGCGTAGTTGCAAAGGTTGAGATAACCATTGAACAGCTTGAGGTTAGTTTTGCGTCCTATTCTCGCCAAGCGTTTGAACAAAATGCTGATGATGAGCCACTCAGAATCAATGGCCGAGTTTTTACCAACACTGAAGCTCAAATCGACTTTAGTGATTTGGTAGACAACAACTAA